From one Rhizobium lentis genomic stretch:
- a CDS encoding lysylphosphatidylglycerol synthase domain-containing protein, producing the protein MKSSIVESQQSWFMRNRMTALTVVIVAAYALFVQWFWGWPVIISQWAEVGAGPVIGALAALTGTYFLRTWRIYDYFPKETAGRFAILFRVTQIHNLLNIMLPFRTGETSFPLLMRTEFGIPLTRGTSALLVMRLLDLHALLAAAGIGFALAAADALVAWSLWTIFLLLPVAAFAARKPLFRVASRLLPAKVQKFVVEIENGLPLNAAAFARAWAMTIVNWLVKVIVLAWALGLMGVLPMAASFGGALGGELSSVLPVHAPGGVGTYPAGITAGAIALGASSERVALAVLAQASVNAHLLIIVSALTGTAISLPLGRRGKL; encoded by the coding sequence ATGAAGAGTTCGATCGTTGAAAGCCAGCAGTCCTGGTTTATGCGCAATCGCATGACGGCGCTGACGGTCGTAATTGTCGCAGCCTATGCGCTCTTCGTGCAATGGTTCTGGGGCTGGCCGGTCATCATCAGCCAATGGGCCGAGGTTGGGGCAGGCCCGGTGATCGGAGCGCTCGCGGCTTTGACCGGCACCTATTTCCTGCGCACCTGGCGTATCTACGACTATTTTCCAAAGGAGACGGCGGGCAGGTTCGCGATCCTCTTCCGCGTTACGCAGATTCACAATCTCCTGAACATCATGCTGCCCTTCCGCACCGGCGAGACCAGTTTTCCCCTGTTGATGCGCACCGAATTCGGCATTCCTCTGACGCGCGGAACCTCGGCTCTTCTCGTCATGCGGCTGCTCGACCTGCACGCCCTGTTGGCGGCGGCTGGCATCGGCTTTGCGCTCGCCGCGGCCGATGCGCTGGTCGCATGGTCGCTTTGGACGATTTTCCTGCTGCTGCCGGTCGCAGCTTTCGCCGCACGCAAGCCGCTGTTCCGTGTCGCCTCCAGGCTGTTGCCTGCGAAGGTGCAGAAATTTGTGGTCGAGATCGAAAACGGCTTGCCGCTCAATGCCGCCGCTTTTGCGCGCGCCTGGGCGATGACCATCGTCAATTGGCTGGTGAAGGTGATCGTGCTCGCATGGGCGCTGGGCCTGATGGGAGTGCTGCCGATGGCGGCAAGCTTCGGCGGCGCGCTTGGCGGCGAGCTCTCCTCCGTTCTGCCGGTGCACGCGCCGGGCGGAGTCGGGACCTATCCGGCAGGCATCACCGCCGGCGCTATTGCGCTCGGAGCCTCGAGCGAGCGGGTGGCGCTTGCCGTGCTGGCGCAGGCGAGCGTCAATGCGCATCTCTTGATCATCGTCTCGGCGCTGACGGGCACGGCGATCTCACTGCCGCTCGGGCGTCGCGGCAAGCTCTGA
- a CDS encoding ArnT family glycosyltransferase, with product MERITRTITSASILLAVYFLLNIALRIALPHTLDLDEAEQAFYSQYLLAGYGPQPPFYNWIQYAIVSVTGITMWALSVPKNIILFGCYLFYGLAAREVLKDRMLAPIAMLSLITLPQVGLMAQRELTHTVALLFATSLFLFGFFRTLRQPTVGSYLVIGIATGIGLISKYNFAILPFAAFIAVLPDWKWRSRLFDWRLLPAVAIAILIVLPHALWLPDNLVSASAPTVERMTAEHEAAAGLPRIGQGLLSLVIAVLGFVALPIVLIAAAFRRDFFRALSASSPMIRVIERMMIVSLLAFVGIVVFAGASDIHERWLDPCLLVLLIYLFLKLETAGIDLSAGLARFRPVVPVFMVVILAILLLRIVAIQYIGTYTRTNVPFSGYVAELTKTRKPVLIVAGTKFVAGNMRLRFPDVPVVIPFFPGPGVPEYAAAKGPVLVVWRGETANDPTISPGFASDLVKSGIHLKELNTLTLPYLFGDGKHTFSIGYSWVEGGAK from the coding sequence TTGGAGCGCATTACCAGAACCATTACGAGCGCGAGCATTTTGCTGGCAGTCTATTTCCTGCTGAACATCGCGCTCCGCATCGCGCTGCCTCACACGCTCGATCTCGACGAGGCGGAGCAAGCCTTCTACTCGCAATATCTTCTGGCCGGCTACGGCCCGCAGCCGCCCTTCTACAACTGGATCCAATACGCCATCGTCTCGGTGACCGGTATCACGATGTGGGCGCTCTCGGTTCCGAAGAACATCATTCTCTTCGGCTGCTATCTTTTCTATGGGTTGGCTGCCCGGGAGGTGCTGAAGGACCGTATGCTCGCACCCATCGCCATGCTGAGCCTGATCACCCTGCCACAGGTCGGCCTGATGGCGCAGCGCGAACTGACCCATACCGTTGCCCTGCTGTTTGCGACCTCGCTCTTCCTCTTCGGCTTTTTCCGCACACTGCGTCAGCCGACCGTCGGGAGTTATCTCGTCATCGGCATCGCCACCGGCATCGGTTTGATCTCCAAATACAATTTCGCCATCCTGCCGTTTGCCGCCTTCATCGCCGTCCTGCCGGACTGGAAGTGGCGCAGCCGTCTGTTCGACTGGCGCCTGCTGCCGGCGGTCGCAATCGCCATTCTGATCGTTCTGCCGCATGCGCTCTGGCTGCCCGATAACCTCGTCAGCGCTTCTGCTCCAACCGTGGAGCGGATGACCGCCGAGCACGAGGCCGCCGCCGGCCTGCCGCGTATCGGACAGGGGCTGCTCTCCCTCGTCATCGCCGTCCTCGGCTTCGTCGCACTGCCGATCGTGCTGATCGCAGCAGCCTTCCGACGGGATTTCTTCCGCGCACTTTCAGCGTCCAGCCCGATGATCCGGGTCATCGAGCGGATGATGATCGTCAGCCTGCTAGCATTCGTCGGCATCGTTGTATTCGCCGGCGCGAGCGATATCCACGAGCGCTGGCTCGACCCCTGCCTGCTCGTCCTGCTGATCTATCTGTTTCTGAAGCTGGAAACCGCAGGCATCGATCTTTCCGCCGGGCTCGCACGCTTCCGGCCTGTGGTGCCGGTCTTCATGGTCGTCATCCTGGCCATCCTCCTGCTCAGGATCGTCGCCATTCAATATATCGGCACCTATACGAGAACGAATGTGCCTTTCTCCGGCTATGTCGCCGAACTCACGAAGACCCGCAAACCCGTCCTGATCGTGGCGGGAACGAAGTTCGTGGCAGGCAATATGAGGCTGCGATTTCCCGACGTTCCGGTCGTAATTCCATTTTTTCCAGGCCCCGGAGTTCCCGAATATGCCGCTGCCAAGGGTCCTGTGCTCGTCGTCTGGCGCGGTGAAACGGCAAATGACCCAACCATTTCTCCGGGTTTTGCCAGCGATCTGGTGAAATCGGGTATTCATCTGAAAGAGCTGAACACGTTGACGCTGCCCTATCTTTTCGGCGACGGCAAACATACCTTCTCCATTGGCTATTCCTGGGTGGAAGGCGGCGCGAAATAG